From Montipora foliosa isolate CH-2021 chromosome 6, ASM3666993v2, whole genome shotgun sequence, a single genomic window includes:
- the LOC138005417 gene encoding uncharacterized protein: MTEQAANSQKGGKAWKLWQDRFERATRWMAVTNDDKLDLLLLVGGEELQKLIQTLPEQPTDYKSHIEKLDQHFKANRNNTLELCKLFNTEWSPDMYFADFETKCREQALHCDFPITLDNAIIMLTVVKTDNNELRSEIIRKNGDLKSVRETAKSFEVAREGRQMMKGGDTVHSQAKDDPEVKRVTRPERYSMRSKGPDQTAGRAQAQGRPGCTKCGNEAHGGRNVCPATGRRCLKCGRLNHFARMCNKASNEGRDKQANSVELEQEPNTYCVSHEEESLEEVYLYQLKEGKSQNPTVTLNINGIPFRLHLDTQADVTVITEKHYGKLQATCTLQPTGVAIRSYSGEGKGPVLPLLGKFAATLTRGEKEIAEPVYVVKDQGDTALLSRQAAERMGLVEYHLDLTLSTSSPVMGESRQSTVDLIEEYQDVFSGLGKLKGVKVKLHVDPDAKGAVQKQRRISLTLKDKFDQILNKWEDMDIIEDVGDEPADWCSNVVLTPKKDGENIRASLDMTDANKHIKRTRHAIPTLRELETKLNGAKYFSHLDMNDGYMQLELAEESRKVTTFYTHRGLKHFKRLHFGVNSAAEIFNEEVRKVVVQEPNAVSIYDDILVFGATTEEHDEALRHVLQLWREHGLTLNLKKSRFNLRAVKFFGKVFSGQGISPDPDKVAALKAAGPPQSAVEVRSFLFFAGANADFMEGFAQVTAPLRNLMKDDVQFQWTAECQQSFEQVKAMLKEDTVMAYFDPQRKTRLKTDAGPGGMAATMKQYDPRTKQWRPVTYRSRAFTDTESRYSQLEKEAKAVEWGIFTNQIYLYGLRDAFEVDTDHKPLVPLLSGYRTTAPLRIERMRVRLQGFNFRVNYVPGKKAGSENNEADYNSRHPEPLAAQQDHPSSKQVEFELRETEGEFEKDIMAIVNSSVPEAVTWQELLEETLVDMELSSLKEAIARGYFTV; this comes from the coding sequence ATGACCGAGCAAGCAGCAAATAGCCAGAAAGGAGGAAAGGCATGGAAGTTGTGGCAGGATCGCTTCGAGCGAGCCACTCGATGGATGGCAGTCACAAACGACGACAAGCTCGACTTACTGTTGCTAGTTGGTGGAGAGGAATTACAGAAGTTAATTCAAACACTGCCGGAACAGCCTACGGATTACAAGTCGCACATTGAAAAGTTGGATCAACACTTCAAGGCAAACCGCAACAACACTTTGGAGTTGTGCAAGTTGTTCAACACCGAATGGTCACCCGATATGTACTTTGCTGATTTCGAGACCAAATGCAGGGAGCAGGCGCTTCATTGTGACTTCCCCATCACGCTAGACAATGCTATCATCATGCTGACAGTAGTCAAAACCGACAACAACGAGCTTCGAAGCGAAATCATTAGGAAGAATGGCGATCTTAAATCGGTAAGGGAAACAGCCAAGTCTTTTGAGGTAGCTAGAGAAGGCCGTCAGATGATGAAAGGTGGTGATACAGTTCACAGCCAGGCTAAGGATGATCCTGAGGTGAAACGAGTAACCAGACCAGAACGATACAGCATGAGAAGTAAGGGCCCAGATCAAACCGCTGGCCGCGCTCAGGCTCAGGGCAGGCCCGGCTGCACGAAGTGTGGTAATGAGGCACATGGTGGTAGGAATGTATGCCCAGCCACTGGAAGGAGATGCCTCAAGTGTGGACGTTTGAACCACTTTGCCCGCATGTGTAACAAGGCAAGCAACGAAGGCAGGGACAAGCAAGCCAACTCCGTAGAGCTGGAACAAGAGCCGAATACGTACTGTGTGTCTCACGAAGAGGAGTCACTAGAGGAGGTGTATCTCTATCAGTTGAAGGAAGGAAAATCGCAGAACCCAACGGTGACTCTTAACATTAATGGCATTCCATTCAGACTACACTTGGATACGCAAGCTGATGTCACGGTAATTACCGAAAAGCACTATGGGAAGTTACAAGCTACATGTACCCTGCAACCCACTGGGGTCGCAATTAGAAGCTACTCCGGAGAAGGCAAGGGGCCCGTGCTACCGTTGCTTGGGAAGTTTGCAGCAACACTTACTCGGGGAGAGAAGGAGATTGCAGAGCCTGTATACGTGGTCAAAGATCAGGGAGACACTGCATTGCTGAGCCGTCAGGCCGCGGAACGTATGGGCCTGGTAGAATATCACCTGGATCTGACCTTGAGCACGTCATCACCTGTCATGGGAGAGAGTAGGCAGTCCACAGTCGACCTGATTGAGGAATACCAGGATGTGTTCTCGGGTTTAGGAAAGTTAAAAGGAGTCAAGGTGAAGTTACACGTGGACCCTGACGCCAAAGGCGCTGTACAGAAACAGAGGAGGATATCCTTAACACTCAAAGACAAGTTCGATCAGATCCTCAACAAATGGGAGGATATGGACATCATTGAAGATGTGGGAGATGAGCCAGCTGATTGGTGCAGTAACGTCGTCCTCACCCCAAAGAAAGACGGAGAGAACATCAGGGCAAGCCTAGACATGACAGACGCCAACAAGCACATCAAGAGAACCAGGCATGCCATCCCCACCCTAAGGGAACTGGAGACGAAACTCAATGGCGCAAAATATTTCTCCCACTTGGACATGAACGACGGGTACATGCAGTTGGAACTGGCCGAGGAAAGCAGAAAGGTCACCACATTCTACACACACAGGGGGCTAAAACACTTCAAGAGACTGCACTTCGGAGTCAACAGCGCAGCCGAGATCTTCAACGAAGAGGTCCGCAAGGTGGTAGTGCAAGAGCCAAATGCCGTCAGCATTTATGATGACATCCTTGTTTTTGGCGCAACAACAGAGGAGCATGACGAAGCGCTTAGGCATGTACTGCAGTTATGGCGCGAGCACGGGCTCACACTCAATCTGAAAAAGAGCAGGTTCAATCTCCGAGCTGTGAAGTTCTTTGGAAAGGTGTTCTCTGGTCAAGGTATTTCACCGGACCCAGACAAGGTCGCAGCTCTGAAAGCAGCAGGACCCCCTCAATCAGCTGTGGAGGTCCGTTCCTTCCTGTTCTTCGCGGGAGCTAATGCAGATTTTATGGAAGGATTCGCCCAGGTCACGGCCCCACTGCGAAATCTGATGAAGGATGACGTTCAGTTTCAGTGGACAGCAGAGTGTCAACAGTCATTTGAACAGGTTAAAGCAATGCTCAAAGAGGACACAGTGATGGCATACTTTGACCCGCAACGCAAGACAAGGCTGAAGACGGATGCCGGGCCAGGTGGAATGGCAGCCACCATGAAGCAGTATGATCCTCGGACTAAGCAGTGGAGACCAGTCACATATCGTTCGAGAGCATTCACGGACACAGAAAGCAGGTACTCCCAGTTGGAGAAGGAGGCCAAAGCAGTCGAGTGGGGCATCTTTACCAATCAGATATACCTTTACGGCCTGAGAGATGCATTTGAGGTGGATACAGATCACAAACCGCTAGTGCCACTGCTGTCAGGCTACAGGACGACAGCCCCACTCCGCATAGAGAGGATGCGGGTTCGCCTTCAAGGCTTCAACTTTCGAGTAAACTATGTACCCGGAAAGAAGGCAGGGTCTGAGAACAATGAAGCAGACTACAACTCCCGGCACCCAGAGCCGTTGGCTGCGCAGCAGGATCATCCCAGCAGTAAGCAAGTGGAGTTTGAGCTGAGAGAGACCGAGGGCGAATTTGAGAAGGATATCATGGCGATTGTGAATTCGTCAGTACCAGAAGCAGTTACCTGGCAGGAGTTGCTGGAGGAAACGCTTGTAGACATGGAACTTTCAAGCCTGAAGGAAGCCATAGCTAGAGGATACTTCACTGTATGA